The genome window CATGGAACAACGCAGCGACCGCCCCGACTTCTATATCCGCGATAAACGCGGGCGGGCGGCGCTGACCAGCCCGCATCGGCATGAATACTTCCAGATCCAGATCAACCTGGGCGGCGACACCGTGCAACATATTGGTGGCGCGGTGCGGGCGTTTCCGCACAAAGCCGTGGCGTTTATCCTGCCCCATCGGTTGCATGTGATTCCCCACCCGCAAGACGGCGAGTTCATGCTGATCAACTTCAGCCAGGGGTTTTTCCTGCCGCAATTGACTTGCGATCCGTTGGACCTGGAGGACATCCCCATCGGCCAGGCGCCAGAGTTGTCGCCGTTTCGCTTCCAGGAACAACTGGATTTCATTCTCGACGACGCGGCCTTCGACGACGTGAAAACCTGGCTCGCCCATATGCGCACCCTGGACGCCCAGCGCACGTTCGGCGCGCGTGAGCGGCTAAAAGGCTATCTGTTCCAACTGATCGGCCTCGTCTGCGAACAGTACGCCGAACCCTTGCAGGCGTTGGCCGCCAACAACGCCACACAGCGCGGTCGCAAAGACGCCCTGGCACGCCTGCAGGGCTATATCCGCGAGCACCTGCACGAGCCGACCCTCAACCTGACCGACGCCGCGGCGGCTGCGTTCCTGTCACCCAACTACCTCACCCATCTGCTGCGCAAGGAAACCGGCAAACCCTTTTCCCAGTGGGTGCTTGACCGTCGCATGCAGTTGGCGCGCACCCTATTGCTCAACAGCGCGCAAATGATCGGTGTGATCGCCGAGCGCTGTGGGTTTACTGATCAAGCGTATTTCTCCCGCTGTTTTCGTAAGGCCCACGGCGTCGCGCCGGGGCAGTTCCGTCGTCGCCAGCAGACAGATTCCTTGTAGTCGCGCGCTGTCTCTTACAAAACCACGACAATTTATAGGTTTCTATTTGCATACAATTGCGTGCTTGTGGGGAGGAGGCGCCTATGGAAACCCTTATACGGCTGGCGACGCTCGCGGATATCGACACCGTGTTTGCCATCCGCACCGCCGTGCGGCAAAACCACTTGAGTCATGAACAGCTGGCCGACCTGGGTATCACGCCGCAGGTATTGGCAGACAGCATCCGCGAAGCGCCGTGTATATGGGTCGCGCAAGTGAATGGCGTGCTCGCCGCTTTTTCCATGGTCGACCTGGCCGAAGGCGAGGTGTTCGCGATGTTTGTACTCCCAGCCTACGAGGGCCGTGGTTTGGGCCGCCGACTGATGGCGGTGGCTGAAGCCGCCTTGTTTGAGCGCCACGACAGCGTGTTTCTGGTCACGGATGGGCGTGATGAAATAAGGGCCAATGGGTTTTACCAGCGACTGGGTTGGTCGAAGGTGGGACAGGTCGATGGCGACGATGTGCGTTATGAAAAGAGCAGGGCGCCGCAAAACAATGAACCTACCTGAACCCGCTGCGGCCAACAGCTTTCGCTATTTTTCGATCGGCGTTCTGTGTGTCGCGGTGCTGCTCGGCGTCTGTTTTATACGCTTTAACGCTCAGGTAGACCGTGAACGCCTAGAGACAGCAGAGCGCCTGGCCCTCTGCAAACATTTGGAAAATGTGGCTCGTGCGGCATCACCTGCACGCTTTGAGTCCCCCGAAGTCTGTAAGCAACTGAACAAGCGTTATTCCGAAAGTGTCGCGCCGTTATAGGCAATAACCCTATTTTAATAGCGGACTTACAGCCGCTAGTTAGTCGGGGTTATCACGGTCCATTGCACCAAAAAGTGGCACAACGAGTCTTGTGGACCCTGAAAATTGTGTGGTTATTGAATGACTTACGGCGTTTTTAATCCGACGAAAGGATTAAAATAATCTTGTTACAGGTTTATACAGTGGGTATTATTGCCGGGCGTTCACCTCCCACGGTTTATGCATTTTTAAATCCCAAGTTTCCATCAGCTACTTGGGATTTTTTTTGCCCGGCGTTTGACCTCGGTGTCAGTTTTCAATATCGGCAAACTCCGCACGCATCCGTCCATTGCGTTTGGCCTGGTACAGCAACTTGTCGACGGATTCAACAAACCCCAACATCGCGCTGTTCGGCGTAACCACGTGGGTGCCGACCCCCAGGCTCAGTGTCAGTAGTTGGGACACCGCTGAACATTCGTGTTCGATCTGCTGCTGGCGGATCAGGTGCAGGCAGCGTCCGGCCACCTGCCTGGCTGATGCCGCGTCGGTCTCCGGCAGCAACCACACAAACTCCTCGCCGCCGATACGTGCAATGAAATCCCGTGGCCGGTTGGCCGCCAGTGACAAGGTTCGGGCCACCTGGCGCAGGCATTCATCGCCCTTGATATGGCCGTAGTGGTCGTTGTACTGCTTGAAAAAATCTATATCGAGAATAATCAGCGACAACGGCAGTTGGCTTCGCTGCGCGCTGGCCCACTCCCGTTCGAGTACGGTGTCGAACATTCGGCGGTTGGCGATGCCGGTGAGGCCGTCCTGGAAGGAATACTCCTCCAGTTGTTTTTGCAGGCGGATCAGGTGTTCTTCGGTCTTCTTGCGCTCGCTGATATCGAACATAAAGCCAATCAGTGCCTGGACTTCATCGCCCTCGCGCACCACATGCACCACGTCGCGAATCCACACATAGTCACCGTTCACCGTGAGTGCGCGGTAGTCGGCTTCATGGTCCACGCCGGCGCGCGATTGCGACACGCAGAAATTCACCACGTATTCGCGGTCGTCCGGGTGCATGCGAGCTACCCAGTCATCCACGCTGACCCAACTTTGCGGGGTCCAACCCAACAGCGCTTCGATCTGCGGGCCGATATAGCTGAAGGTCATGGTCTGCCAATCAATGCGCCAGGGGATCGCCCTGGTCGACTCCAGCAGCGTCTTGTACACGTCACTATCCGGCTGGTTCGGTGGGTTGATGCTCATGGCGGGCGGCTCAAGTGATGGCTAAATGCCAAGAGCGTCTTTTGAACCACGCCGTGAGTCAAGCCTTCGCCAAAGTGGCAGACGAGAGGTCGTGTGCTGGGTTTCTGGCGCCAGCGCACGCGCTTTTACAGGGCAAAATGCGGCACAGGTATCACTTTTGAATTAATTGCTCAGTAGCAGGCACAACCCTATCTATGCTGGTTGCATCACATCAACAGGGTAGAACCCAGGGACGGGGGGCTCAGCATGATTTCGATCATTGAACTCAACCGCATCATGGCCGTGGGCTTCCTGCCGCTGGCCTGTGATTGCAGCCTCAACAGCGACGGCTCGCTGCGTATCAGCGTGTTCGAACCGGCGTCCGGGCGTGTCGATTTGCTGCTCACCCGGGTGTCGCCCCAAGGCCTGGACAGTATCCGTTCCATCTCCAACCTTATTGGCGAACTGCGCACCGAGATCAAGGCCGGGCGCCGTGGCTTTGCGGCGGTGGGCTAGCCGTTGACGGTGCGGCTGGGCGTGGACACTGCGCCGTAGTAGCGCCAGCAGCAATGCCGGTGTTCCGGCAGGATCACGCAGCCGCTGAGACTCACGATCAACAGGGCGGCAGCCAGCTTATAAAGTCGACGGGACATGGTATTTCCTCATGGTGTGTGCGGCGTTACCGGTTGAACGCCGCCACCTGCGCACATCCGTCGCGGTGCTTGCACACATTTCATCAAACCTGCTCATCCCCTGGGCAATACTCCTCTGAGCCGCGGCCTCGAAAAAAAGCTGCGCGACGTGCGACGGATTTTCCGCCAGGCACCGTTCAACCCATCAGCAGCGAGCATTTTCGTTCGCCGTATGGAGGAGTTGCCATGAGAACACTGGCCCAATTGCGCTATGCCTTGTTGATCCCGTTGGCCTTTGCCGCGCTTGTCAGTACCCCGACCTTTGCCCAGACCGAAGTGATCATTCGCCAGGCGCCTCCGGCCGAGCGTGTGGAAGTGATCCCGGCCGAACGCCCGGGCTACGCGTGGGACCGTGGCCACTGGAAATGGCAACGCGGTGCCTATGCATGGGTGCCGGGCCATTGGCAGCCGGTGATGCGTAATGCCCGTTGGGAACCTGGGCATTGGGAATCCCGTGGCCCGAACTGGTACTGGCGCGAAGGCCATTGGGTCCGCTGAAATTTGATCCTTAGCCTGCGGACCGAGAGCTGCCCGATTGAAAGACACTGATCCTGACGTTGAGCTACTGGCGCGTATCAGCAACAACGAGCCTGCTGCCGTCAACGAAATGGTGACGCGCAAGTTGCCGCGTTTGCTGGCACTCGCCAGCCGGATCCTGGGCGATGCCGACGAAGCCAAGGACGTCGCCCAGGAAAGTTTTTTGCGGATCTGGCGCCAGGCGGCCAACTGGCGCGCCGGTGAAGCGCGGTTTGACACCTGGCTGCACCGGGTGGCGCTCAACCTGTGCCATGACCGTCTGCGCCGACGCAAGGAGCGCCCGCTGAATGAGGACGAGGCGTTGACGCTGGCGGACAGCGCACCGTCCCCGGATGAGCAGTTGGAAACCGCCGACCGCAGCGCCCGGATGGCCGCCGCCCTGGCGACCTTGCCCGAGCGCCAGCGCGAAGCCATTGTGCTGCAGTACTATCAGGAGCTGTCGAACATCGACGCCGCGGCTCTGATGAATATCAGCGTCGAGGCACTGGAGAGCCTGCTGTCGAGGGCCCGACGCCAGTTGCGCAGCCAACTTGCCGACACACCCGGGCTTGCCCGCCCAGGAAGGGGAACATCATGACACCCGAACGATTTGCGCACCTGGCTGATGCCTACGGGGCCAGCCTGCATCGCTGGCCCAGCGCTGAACAAGCCGCAGCTCAGGCGTTGCTCGACAGCGGTAACGCCAGCGCGCGCGCGGCGTTGTGCGCGGCGGGCTGGCTGGACAGGCAGATGGACAGCCATCAACTGGCCTGCGCGGATCCGGCGCTGGCTCGGCAGATTCGCCAATCCGCGCCGCGCCGCGCCTCTTTCTGGTCGCGCTATGCCAACTGGTTATCGCCCGCCGGCCTGGTCGGTGTGGGGATTGCCGGTATCGCCGCCGGGGTACTGGTGGCGTCGTTGAGCGGGCCATTGCCAATGCTGTCATCGGAAGTGCTGCCGAGTGTCTTCGATCAGGGTGATGCCGACGTCGTCTTCACTGTCAACGCCGAGGAAACCGAGCAATGAGCGTAAAGTCCCTTAAACCCTGGCTGGTCGTCTCGGTGTTGCTCAACGTGTTCCTGATCGGCGGTGTAGGTGGCGGCCTGTATCAGTGGATGGCGACGGCCAGGCCCGCCGAAGCGGTGGTCAACCAGCATGGCCTGCGCCAGGCGATGATCAAGTTGCCGGCAGAGCGCCGCAAGGAGTTGCGCCAGCTGCTGCGGCAAAACCGTGCTGACAGCCAGCCGCTGATCATGGCCGGTCGCGAAGCGCGGCTGGGTGTGATCAAGCAACTCGAAGCGCCGACACTGGACCGCGCGGTGCTGGTCGCCGAACTGGCCAAGGCGCGCGAGGCGGACGTGGCGCTCCGGGCGTTGGTGGATACCACCTTGGCGCAGTTCGCGAGCAACTTGCCCCAGGATGAACGGCAGAAACTGGTCGAGGCGCTGTACCAGCGCGGGCAGGGTAAAACCAAGGAGAAACTCCCCCAGGTCGCGGGGAATAGACCGCGTTCTTGAGCGGATAGGCCCTCACGCACCCAGCGAGCGTTGCGCATGCCGCACACGAGCATGGCGGCGACACCGCTATCCGCAACGGCCGTGACGTGCGCCGCAGCCCGCCAATCAGCGGATTAAACTCATTCGAAGAGCCAGGCAACACGTGCCGCCGCTGCCGTGTTCGTCAAATCCTTTGTCGAACGGCAGAAAACGGAGGGCGGGGTGAGGCGCGGCGTCAGAGGCGACGCACGAAGGATTTGACGATGTGCCGGGTGGCGTCGGTGGTGTCCAGTTCCTCCATGGCGCTGTACGCATGCCACCGGCAATCAATGATTTCGTTACATGGGCGCGCATCGGCAATGTTCACCACCGAGGCTTCGAACACATGATGCACCGTGTCGCGGGCTTTCAATTCCTGCAGGTACAGCAAGCCGTCCACATTCAGCCCGGTTTCTTCTTCCAGCTCGCGTGCGGCTGCCCCGATCGGGCGCTCGTCACGCTCGACCTTGCCGCCCGGCAACGCCCATTTTGACCTGGCCTTGCGCACAAAGAGGATGCGCTCCTCATGTTTGCAAATAACGGTTGCGCGTATTTTCAAGGTCTACACCTCCTTAGTTAGCTGATTGCCTGTCATAAAAGTGTAATGCAATTGTCATGCTAATCGGCGGTGGCATAGTCGGGTGGTGATGTGGATACTTCCCCCTTGATGAAAACGGACGAGGACAACTGATGAATACCGTACGTTGGGGCATGATTGGCTGTGGCAGTGTCACTGAGTTAAAGAGTGGACCCGCTTTCTACAAACTGCCAGGTTCTGCGCTGGTGGCCGTGATGGGGCGCCGCGAAGCCGCTGTGCGCGATTATGCGGCGCGCCACGGTATTGCCCGTTTCTATACCGACGCCCAGGCACTGATCGACGACCCCGAAGTCGACGCGGTGTACATCGCCACGCCGCCCGACAGTCACCTTGAATACAGCCTGATGGTGGCTGCGGCAGGCAAGCATTGCTGCGTCGAGAAACCCATGGCCCTCAACGCCGAGCAAAGCGCGTTGATGCAGCGCACCTTCGAGCGCGCCGGGCTGCATTTGTTCGTGTCCTACTACCGCCGTTCGCTGCCACGTTTTCAGCAGGTGCGTGACTGGCTGCGGGATGGGCGCATCGGTGAGTTGCGCCATGTGACCTGGTCGCTGTGCAAGCCGCCGGCGCCCGCCGATGCCAGCGCCGAAAATTGGCGTACCGACCCGGCCATCGCCGGCGGCGGCTACTTTGCCGACCTCGCCAGCCACGGGTTTGACCTGTTCCAGTACCTGGCGGGCGATATTGTCGAAGTCACCGGTTTTACCGCTCGTCAGGTGGGGCAGTATGCGGCGGAGGACGCGGTGACGGCCTGCTGGACCTTCAGCTCGGGCGCGTTGGGCATGGGCTGCTGGAACTTCGTCGCCGATCGTCGCGAAGACCGCGTCGAACTGATCGGCAGCACGGGCCGCATCACCTTTGCGGTGTTCGAGGACGAGCCGTTGCGTCTTGAAGGTGAGGTAAACGAAGTGTTGGCAGTGCCTTGCCATGAGCATATCCAGTGGCATCACGTGCAGGCCATGAACGCGCACATTCGCGGGGACGCCGAGCATCCATCAGTGGCGATCGAGGCGCTGAAGACCGACCGCATTCTGGACAAAGTATTGCTACGCAATCCGCGCCGTCCTGATTGATTTTCCCAGGGCGGGCGTGGCTTCTGCGACTGTCGGTGGGCACGGGCCAGGGCCCACACTGGTCGCTTATGTTTTCAAGGAATGGATCGATGAACTACAAGGCAGCCTTTATGGCGCTGGGGTTGGTGCTGGCCAGTATGGCGACGCAAGCAGCACCACGGGAGCAACGGCCGGCGGGCGATTTTGATTTCTATGTGCTGTCGTTGTCATGGTCGCCGACGTTCTGCCTGACGCACCCGAGTAACGAGCAGTGCTCGGGCAAAGGCTACGGGTTTGTGCTGCATGGGCTGTGGCCGCAATACGCCAAAGGCGGCTGGCCAGCGTCGTGTGATGCGCAATCGCGGTTGTCGGCCGCTGAGTTGGCCAAAGGCGCGTTGATCTTCCCCACGCAGGCCTTGCTCAAGCATGAGTGGGCCAAGCACGGCACCTGCAGCGGGCTGGATGCGTCGCGCTATCTGGACGCGACCGACACGGCCTTGGCGGCCGTGCAGATCCCGCAGCAATTGCAGCCGTTCAACGTGCCCAATGACCTGGATGCGCAGGCGATTGAAAACCTGTTCCGCCAGAGCAACCCGGCCATGGGCAACCATGGCATGGCCGTCATCTGCAAGGGCAAGGTGTTATCCGAAGTGCGCGTGTGCCTGAGCAAGGAACTGCGTTTTGCCGGCTGCCCCAGAAGCGTCAAGACCCAATGCAAGGGTGGCGACATTCGGATTCCGGTTCAGCGTTGATCACGGACCGGGGTGCAGGGCGATGGCGGCAGGCGCCGTGGCGCTCGACGCTCCGGCGCGGTCCGCCAGGTATCGTGCCGGCGGCTGGCCCACCGTTTTGCGGAACATCGTGATAAAGCCGCTGGCGTTCTCGTAACCCAGGTCCAGCGCGACCCGCTGCACACTTTCACCCCTGGCCAGGCGTTGCAGGGACAGGATCACATGCAACTGCCGGCGCCAGCGCCCGAAACTCAAGCCTAGCTCCTGCAACAGCAGCCGCGTCATGCTGCGCTCGCTCATGCCTATGCGCACCGCCCACTGGCCGAGCGTGGCTTTGTCTGCCGGGTCATCCAGCAGGCTGTCGGCCAGGCGCCGCAGCCGCAGGTCCCGGGGCATGGGCAGGTGCAGGGCTTCGACCGGGGCCTGCGCCAGTTCGTCCAGCAGTGTGCTGATCAGGCGCCCCTGCGCACTGTCTTCTTCGTACAAGTGCGGGAAGCTGACCGCTTTGCTGATCAGCTCATGCAACAGGCCGGACACCGCCAGCGTACAGCCCTGAGCGGGCAGGGCGCTGGCGGCCTGCGGATCGATCAACAGGCAATACACTTCCGCCTCCCCGGAGCCCCGTGCGGCATGCGACAGACCACCGGGAATCCACAGCGCGCACTGCGGCGGCACGATCCAGATACCGGCCTCGATCTGGCAATGAATGACCCCGCGCAGCGTGTAGATCAACTGGCCCTTGCGATGAGCGTGGGGGGCGTTCTCCCAGCGCTTGGACGTGCTCGTAGCGCCCACCGCCACTACCGCGCGCGGGATCACGTCGGCGTCTCTGGCCCTTGACGGGTCGTGCTGATCAAGGCGATGGCGGTGCATGACGGGTCAACTGCTTGGCTGAATTGCGAAATATATTGGCTATTTTATGCAATGCCGTCCAGCAACATGAACCCTATAGTGAGATCTACTCTCATTTAGGAGCTCTGCCATGCGCCTCGACAGTTCGACGTTCCCCGTGGTGAAAATCGTGTTTGACGCCCCCAACGAAGGCGGCCCGGCTGACGCGTTCGTGATGTTTGAACGCCTGCTGGCGCGCGAGCAAGCGTTCGTACTGCTGCACGAAAAAGCCGTCGACGAAAGCAACCACGAACACTCCCACGAAGAGCGCAAACACGCCTCGCTCTGGATGAAGAAAAACAAACAGGCACTGCGCACCTATGTCAAAGGCATGATCCAGGTCGAGCCGAGCGCGGCCAAGCGCCTGGCGCTCAAGCCGTTCGCCGTTACGTTCGGCAAGGCCTGGGGCTACCCGTTGCTGGTGGTGGAGTCCAGGGACCGCGCATGGGCGCTGGCGCGGGATGTGCTGGATGAACAGGTGTCGGATGTGGCGCATTTCTAAACGGCACCGCCCACATGGATTACAGGGCGTGCATCAGTCCATGCCAATCGTCCGGCCCAACGGGCCGTTCTCGACCATTGCCGAGCAGCCGAAGTGGCGCTTATCCACCTGGCGTAGCAGCAGGGGCGGCGCGTGGTTTACCTCGTGATATTCGAGCGGGTGGTAGAGATAGAGTGGGGCTTTCGGGCGCATTGAAGTATCCTCCGCGCCCCGCTATCACTGAT of Pseudomonas fluorescens contains these proteins:
- a CDS encoding helix-turn-helix transcriptional regulator, giving the protein MPGTRVTTYGMEQRSDRPDFYIRDKRGRAALTSPHRHEYFQIQINLGGDTVQHIGGAVRAFPHKAVAFILPHRLHVIPHPQDGEFMLINFSQGFFLPQLTCDPLDLEDIPIGQAPELSPFRFQEQLDFILDDAAFDDVKTWLAHMRTLDAQRTFGARERLKGYLFQLIGLVCEQYAEPLQALAANNATQRGRKDALARLQGYIREHLHEPTLNLTDAAAAAFLSPNYLTHLLRKETGKPFSQWVLDRRMQLARTLLLNSAQMIGVIAERCGFTDQAYFSRCFRKAHGVAPGQFRRRQQTDSL
- a CDS encoding GNAT family N-acetyltransferase; this translates as METLIRLATLADIDTVFAIRTAVRQNHLSHEQLADLGITPQVLADSIREAPCIWVAQVNGVLAAFSMVDLAEGEVFAMFVLPAYEGRGLGRRLMAVAEAALFERHDSVFLVTDGRDEIRANGFYQRLGWSKVGQVDGDDVRYEKSRAPQNNEPT
- a CDS encoding sensor domain-containing diguanylate cyclase, with amino-acid sequence MSINPPNQPDSDVYKTLLESTRAIPWRIDWQTMTFSYIGPQIEALLGWTPQSWVSVDDWVARMHPDDREYVVNFCVSQSRAGVDHEADYRALTVNGDYVWIRDVVHVVREGDEVQALIGFMFDISERKKTEEHLIRLQKQLEEYSFQDGLTGIANRRMFDTVLEREWASAQRSQLPLSLIILDIDFFKQYNDHYGHIKGDECLRQVARTLSLAANRPRDFIARIGGEEFVWLLPETDAASARQVAGRCLHLIRQQQIEHECSAVSQLLTLSLGVGTHVVTPNSAMLGFVESVDKLLYQAKRNGRMRAEFADIEN
- a CDS encoding DUF1652 domain-containing protein, producing the protein MISIIELNRIMAVGFLPLACDCSLNSDGSLRISVFEPASGRVDLLLTRVSPQGLDSIRSISNLIGELRTEIKAGRRGFAAVG
- a CDS encoding YXWGXW repeat-containing protein → MRTLAQLRYALLIPLAFAALVSTPTFAQTEVIIRQAPPAERVEVIPAERPGYAWDRGHWKWQRGAYAWVPGHWQPVMRNARWEPGHWESRGPNWYWREGHWVR
- a CDS encoding RNA polymerase sigma factor — encoded protein: MKDTDPDVELLARISNNEPAAVNEMVTRKLPRLLALASRILGDADEAKDVAQESFLRIWRQAANWRAGEARFDTWLHRVALNLCHDRLRRRKERPLNEDEALTLADSAPSPDEQLETADRSARMAAALATLPERQREAIVLQYYQELSNIDAAALMNISVEALESLLSRARRQLRSQLADTPGLARPGRGTS
- a CDS encoding periplasmic heavy metal sensor yields the protein MSVKSLKPWLVVSVLLNVFLIGGVGGGLYQWMATARPAEAVVNQHGLRQAMIKLPAERRKELRQLLRQNRADSQPLIMAGREARLGVIKQLEAPTLDRAVLVAELAKAREADVALRALVDTTLAQFASNLPQDERQKLVEALYQRGQGKTKEKLPQVAGNRPRS
- a CDS encoding NUDIX hydrolase; translated protein: MKIRATVICKHEERILFVRKARSKWALPGGKVERDERPIGAAARELEEETGLNVDGLLYLQELKARDTVHHVFEASVVNIADARPCNEIIDCRWHAYSAMEELDTTDATRHIVKSFVRRL
- a CDS encoding Gfo/Idh/MocA family protein — its product is MNTVRWGMIGCGSVTELKSGPAFYKLPGSALVAVMGRREAAVRDYAARHGIARFYTDAQALIDDPEVDAVYIATPPDSHLEYSLMVAAAGKHCCVEKPMALNAEQSALMQRTFERAGLHLFVSYYRRSLPRFQQVRDWLRDGRIGELRHVTWSLCKPPAPADASAENWRTDPAIAGGGYFADLASHGFDLFQYLAGDIVEVTGFTARQVGQYAAEDAVTACWTFSSGALGMGCWNFVADRREDRVELIGSTGRITFAVFEDEPLRLEGEVNEVLAVPCHEHIQWHHVQAMNAHIRGDAEHPSVAIEALKTDRILDKVLLRNPRRPD
- a CDS encoding ribonuclease T2 family protein — encoded protein: MNYKAAFMALGLVLASMATQAAPREQRPAGDFDFYVLSLSWSPTFCLTHPSNEQCSGKGYGFVLHGLWPQYAKGGWPASCDAQSRLSAAELAKGALIFPTQALLKHEWAKHGTCSGLDASRYLDATDTALAAVQIPQQLQPFNVPNDLDAQAIENLFRQSNPAMGNHGMAVICKGKVLSEVRVCLSKELRFAGCPRSVKTQCKGGDIRIPVQR
- a CDS encoding AraC family transcriptional regulator, whose amino-acid sequence is MHRHRLDQHDPSRARDADVIPRAVVAVGATSTSKRWENAPHAHRKGQLIYTLRGVIHCQIEAGIWIVPPQCALWIPGGLSHAARGSGEAEVYCLLIDPQAASALPAQGCTLAVSGLLHELISKAVSFPHLYEEDSAQGRLISTLLDELAQAPVEALHLPMPRDLRLRRLADSLLDDPADKATLGQWAVRIGMSERSMTRLLLQELGLSFGRWRRQLHVILSLQRLARGESVQRVALDLGYENASGFITMFRKTVGQPPARYLADRAGASSATAPAAIALHPGP